A genomic segment from Thermostichus lividus PCC 6715 encodes:
- a CDS encoding universal stress protein, whose protein sequence is MIENILLADSGTGQSEQMLKSLMELPAIQRAAVTVLHVIPPKITAEDMAEQRQAGAKLLAEAVARLHLDPVISVNTLLREGDPKDTVLQVADEINADLIIMGSRGLKRLQSILANSVSQYVFQLSSRPMLLVRDDLFVKKINRIMVALNAQPAAKASLELAVRLMDGLKGGKLIVAHVNPDLKGHSDIQTGSAETDPVLAEAARLAKQRGIDCQCVLATGKPAEEICRIAADTNADLLVLGSPDRRPSIARSLPDLDRLLGTSLSDYVRVYAECPVLFVRQSEA, encoded by the coding sequence ATGATTGAAAATATTCTATTGGCAGACTCGGGAACAGGACAATCCGAACAAATGCTCAAGTCGCTGATGGAACTGCCAGCGATTCAGCGAGCGGCGGTGACCGTGCTCCATGTGATTCCCCCGAAAATTACTGCCGAAGACATGGCGGAACAACGCCAAGCGGGGGCGAAGCTGCTGGCGGAGGCAGTGGCACGTCTGCACCTCGATCCGGTAATTAGCGTCAATACCCTGTTGCGGGAAGGCGACCCGAAAGACACCGTGCTGCAAGTTGCCGATGAGATCAATGCGGATTTGATTATCATGGGCTCCCGTGGCCTCAAACGGTTGCAGTCTATCCTAGCGAACTCCGTGAGTCAGTACGTCTTTCAGCTGTCCTCACGGCCCATGCTCTTGGTGCGCGATGATCTGTTCGTGAAAAAAATTAACCGCATTATGGTGGCTCTCAATGCCCAGCCTGCCGCCAAGGCATCCTTGGAGTTAGCAGTGCGATTAATGGATGGCTTAAAGGGGGGGAAGTTAATCGTTGCCCATGTCAACCCAGATCTCAAAGGCCATTCTGATATTCAAACGGGTTCAGCAGAAACGGATCCAGTGCTTGCAGAGGCAGCGCGGCTTGCCAAACAGCGGGGGATTGATTGCCAGTGCGTCCTCGCTACCGGTAAACCCGCAGAAGAGATCTGCCGAATTGCCGCCGATACCAATGCAGATCTACTGGTACTGGGGTCTCCGGATCGCCGCCCCTCCATTGCCCGCAGCTTGCCGGATTTAGATCGACTCTTAGGGACGTCGTTGTCGGACTATGTGCGGGTCTATGCGGAGTGCCCAGTGTTATTTGTGCGACAATCGGAGGCATAA
- the thrS gene encoding threonine--tRNA ligase produces the protein MSNDVSPEPIHLPKTSESEQIKRIRHTTSHILAMAVQKLFPKAQVTIGPWIENGFYYDFDNPDPFSEKDLKQIEKEMVKIIKRNLPVIREEVSREEARRRIKALGEPYKLEILEDLQEPITIYHLGDEWWDLCAGPHVENTGDINPKAIALESVAGAYWRGDETKAQLQRIYGTAWETPEQLAEYKRRKAEALRRDHRKLGKELGLFIFADPVGPGLPLWTPKGTILRSTLEDFLKQEQLRRGYLPVVTPHIARVDLFKTSGHWQKYKEDMFPLMAEDEAAAAQEQGFVLKPMNCPFHIQIYKSELRSYRDLPLRLAEFGTVYRYEQSGELGGLTRVRGFTVDDSHLFVTPEQLDSEFLNVVDLILAVFRCLHLNKFKARLSFRDPSSDKYIGSEEAWSKAEGAIQRAVEQLGMDYFLGIGEAAFYGPKLDFIFEDALGREWQLGTVQVDYNLPERFDLEYIAEDNTRRRPVMIHRAPFGSLERLIGILIEEYAGDFPFWLAPEQVRLLPVSDEQRPFAAGVAAQLAAVGVRSSVDSSGDRLGKQIRNAETQKIPVMAIVGAKEVESNTLSIRSRADGDIGSVSVATAVETLAAAAKEPGAQIRWF, from the coding sequence ATGTCCAACGACGTTTCCCCTGAGCCTATCCATCTTCCGAAAACGAGTGAATCAGAGCAGATTAAGCGCATTCGCCATACGACCTCCCACATACTGGCGATGGCAGTGCAAAAACTTTTCCCGAAGGCACAGGTAACCATTGGGCCGTGGATTGAGAATGGGTTTTACTACGACTTTGATAACCCTGACCCCTTCAGTGAAAAAGATCTAAAACAGATCGAGAAGGAAATGGTCAAAATTATCAAACGCAACCTGCCGGTGATTCGCGAGGAAGTGAGTCGTGAGGAAGCACGGCGGCGGATCAAGGCACTGGGTGAACCCTATAAGCTAGAAATTCTTGAAGATCTGCAAGAGCCAATTACCATTTACCATCTTGGCGATGAATGGTGGGATTTGTGTGCGGGGCCTCACGTCGAAAATACGGGCGACATTAACCCGAAGGCGATCGCCCTTGAAAGTGTTGCCGGTGCTTACTGGCGCGGTGACGAAACCAAGGCACAACTGCAACGCATCTACGGCACCGCTTGGGAAACCCCCGAACAACTCGCGGAATACAAACGCCGCAAAGCCGAAGCCCTCCGCCGCGATCACCGCAAACTGGGAAAAGAACTGGGGCTGTTTATCTTTGCTGACCCCGTCGGGCCAGGGTTACCCCTGTGGACGCCCAAAGGCACCATTCTGCGCTCCACCCTCGAAGACTTCCTTAAGCAGGAGCAATTGCGGCGAGGGTACCTTCCCGTTGTGACCCCCCACATTGCCCGCGTCGATTTGTTCAAGACCTCAGGCCATTGGCAAAAGTATAAAGAGGATATGTTCCCCCTCATGGCTGAGGATGAGGCTGCTGCTGCGCAGGAACAGGGGTTCGTCCTCAAGCCCATGAACTGCCCGTTTCATATTCAGATCTACAAAAGCGAGCTACGCTCTTACCGCGATTTACCCCTGCGCCTTGCGGAGTTTGGCACGGTGTATCGTTACGAACAGTCCGGGGAGCTAGGGGGGCTGACGCGGGTGCGGGGCTTTACGGTGGATGACTCGCACCTGTTTGTTACCCCAGAGCAACTGGATAGCGAATTTTTGAATGTTGTGGATTTAATTCTGGCGGTGTTTCGCTGCTTGCACCTCAATAAATTCAAAGCCCGCCTTAGTTTCCGCGATCCGAGTTCTGATAAGTATATTGGCTCTGAGGAGGCATGGTCGAAAGCCGAAGGTGCCATCCAACGGGCCGTCGAGCAACTGGGGATGGATTATTTTTTAGGCATTGGGGAAGCAGCCTTCTATGGCCCCAAGCTAGACTTTATTTTTGAAGATGCCCTTGGCCGCGAGTGGCAACTGGGGACGGTTCAGGTGGACTATAACCTGCCAGAGCGCTTTGACTTAGAGTACATTGCCGAGGATAATACCCGCCGCCGCCCAGTGATGATTCATCGTGCTCCCTTTGGCTCCCTAGAGCGGCTGATTGGCATTTTAATTGAGGAGTACGCTGGCGATTTTCCCTTCTGGCTGGCACCGGAGCAGGTGCGTCTGTTGCCCGTTAGCGATGAGCAGCGTCCTTTTGCTGCAGGGGTAGCGGCGCAGTTGGCAGCGGTTGGGGTACGCAGCAGTGTAGATAGCAGTGGCGATCGCCTCGGCAAACAGATTCGCAATGCTGAAACCCAGAAAATTCCAGTCATGGCCATTGTGGGTGCAAAAGAAGTGGAGAGCAACACCCTGAGTATCCGCAGCCGTGCCGACGGCGACATCGGCTCGGTGAGCGTGGCCACCGCAGTAGAGACCTTAGCCGCCGCCGCCAAGGAACCGGGAGCGCAAATCCGTTGGTTCTAA